From a region of the Ammospiza nelsoni isolate bAmmNel1 chromosome 24, bAmmNel1.pri, whole genome shotgun sequence genome:
- the LOC132083565 gene encoding junctional adhesion molecule-like — translation MKVLLSLALLLTWLGQCSGAAGVFTEPQLRARTGDSVLLQCLFLDPDSAGWTLHKVDWLYRAGAGTQEEMVFFYYSNHGVPAGRFKERAQWRGNISGWDGSILLQDLRLNDSGTYECELRLLEASSVFRSRTVLLVSPAVPRGAEDAAPPRDSGFWPAVVGCGCVAVVVAFLAGLCVRKRFATVSALERMGNSTNKGKVEEAIYTSIPGAEVPKAEQEAKKKRRAEDTYITMHPSHCRDNGVYVELAKRAIPSEWMADGTQGHGQGQEPLSRPEEAPRQPPEQQK, via the exons ATGAAGGTGTTGctgagcctggccctgctgctgacaTGGCTGG GGCAATGCtcgggggctgcaggggtgttCACAGAGCCCCAGCTCCGAGCTAGGACCGGGGACTccgtgctgctgcagtgcctctTCCTGGACCCCGACAGCGCGGGATGGACCCTGCACAAAGTGGACTGGCTGtacagggcaggagctggcacgCAG GAGGAGATGGTGTTTTTTTACTACAGCAACCACGGCGTCCCCGCGGGCCGCTTCAAGGAGCGGGCGCAGTGGCGGGGGAACATCTCCGGCTGGGACggctccatcctgctgcaggaCCTGCGCCTCAACGACAGCGGCACCTACGAGTGCGAGCTGCGCCTGCTGGAGGCCAGCAGCGTCTTCAGGAGCCGCACGGTGCTGCTCGTCAGCCCCGCGGTGCCCAGAG GTGCCGAGGATGCGGCGCCCCCGCGGGACTCCGGGTTCTGGCCGGCCGTGGTGGGCTGTGGCTGCGTGGCCGTAGTGGTGGCGTTCCTGGCCGGGCTGTGCGTGAGGAAGAG GTTTGCGACCGTCTCGGCCCTGGAGAGAATGGGGAACAGCACCAACAAGGGCAAAGTAGAG GAAGCAATTTACACCTCCATCCCCGGAGCTGAGGTGCCCAAGGCTGAGCAGGAGGCGAAGAAGAAGAGGAGAGCTGAGGACACGTACATAACCATg cacccatcTCACTGCCGCGACAACGGCGTCTATGTGGAGCTGGCCAAGAGAGCCATCCCGTCAGAGTGGATGGCAGACGGCACCCAGGGGCATGGACAGGGCCAGGAGCCCCTCAGCAGGCCAGAGGAGGCACCTCgccagcccccagagcagcagaagtaG